The following are encoded together in the Gorilla gorilla gorilla isolate KB3781 chromosome 14, NHGRI_mGorGor1-v2.1_pri, whole genome shotgun sequence genome:
- the SPRY2 gene encoding protein sprouty homolog 2 encodes MEARAQSGNGSQPLLQTPRDGGRQRGEPDPRDALTQQVHVLSLDQIRAIRNTNEYTEGPTVVPRPGLKPAPRPSTQHKHERLHGLPEHRQPPRLQHSQVHSSARAPLSRSISTVSSGSRSSTRTSTSSSSSEQRLLGSSFSSGPVADGIIRVQPKSELKPGELKPLSKEDLGLHAYRCEDCGKCKCKECTYPRPLPSDWICDKQCLCSAQNVIDYGTCVCCVKGLFYHCSNDDEDNCADNPCSCSQSHCCTRWSAMGVMSLFLPCLWCYLPAKGCLKLCQGCYDRVNRPGCRCKNSNTVCCKVPTIPPRNFEKPT; translated from the coding sequence ATGGAGGCCAGAGCTCAGAGTGGCAACGGGTCGCAGCCCTTGCTGCAGACGCCCCGTGACGGTGGCAGACAGCGTGGGGAGCCCGACCCCAGAGACGCCCTCACCCAGCAGGTACATGTCTTGTCTCTGGATCAGATCAGAGCCATCCGAAACACCAATGAGTACACAGAGGGGCCTACTGTCGTCCCAAGACCTGGTCTCAAGCCTGCTCCTCGCCCCTCCACTCAGCACAAACACGAGAGACTCCACGGTCTGCCTGAGCACCGCCAGCCTCCTAGGCTCCAGCACTCGCAGGTCCATTCTTCTGCACGAGCCCCTCTGTCCAGATCCATAAGCACGGTCAGCTCAGGGTCGCGGAGCAGTACGAGGACAAGTACCAGCAGCAGCTCCTCTGAACAGAGACTGCTAGGATCATCCTTCTCCTCCGGGCCTGTTGCTGATGGGATAATCCGGGTGCAACCCAAATCTGAGCTCAAGCCAGGTGAGCTTAAGCCACTGAGCAAGGAAGATTTGGGCCTGCACGCCTACAGGTGTGAGGACTGTGGCAAGTGCAAATGTAAGGAGTGCACCTACCCAAGGCCTCTGCCATCAGACTGGATCTGCGACAAGCAGTGCCTTTGCTCGGCCCAGAACGTGATTGACTATGGGACTTGTGTATGCTGTGTGAAAGGTCTCTTCTATCACTGTTCTAATGATGATGAGGACAACTGTGCTGACAACCCATGTTCTTGCAGCCAGTCTCACTGTTGTACACGATGGTCGGCCATGGGTGTCATGTCCCTCTTTTTGCCTTGTTTATGGTGTTACCTTCCAGCCAAGGGTTGCCTTAAATTGTGCCAGGGGTGTTATGACCGGGTTAACAGGCCTGGTTGCCGCTGTAAAAACTCAAACACAGTTTGCTGCAAAGTTCCCACTATCCCCCCTAGGAACTTTGAAAAACCAACATAG